CAAGGAATTCCTTGCTATAGGCGAAAGCTCTAAGCACACAGTCTCAGACGATTCATTTCATAATCTCCTTGTCTCAGACACGGAACCAGTCGTAATCGATAAGGAATTGAATTGGCTCTGTGGTTGGGAATTCAACAACTAAGGCCCCGTATTTACTCCATCAGCGACCACTGGCCCCGCCTGCGCGACCAACAACGTCGCCGCCCAGAGTGCGCCCATCAGTTTCGGGTTATCCATGACCTTCGCTTTGAGTTCGTTGGTTTGAACCATTGTACCTCCAACTCGGACGCGAACCGTCGTCTGCCTTGCTAAATATTCCAAATATAAACACTCAAGTAACAAGACTCCGGCCTGGCCGCCGGTTCAAAGACTCAGCACATTTTAATTGGAGCTCAAATCGACGCAGTCTACGACTTCTGGTACAAGTTCTAATGCAGCGTCGGGCCAACCGCGGTGACCTAAGGTAAACGCCGCGTCCGGATTTACCTCGACTAAACGCGCTACGCCCCGGGCAGCGGACTCGAAACCGTCGGGATCCATCTGCTCGGGTACCTCGGCAGTCAGGGGGTAGCTCTCCGAGAGCGCGCGCGGGAACGGCCCGAACGGCGGCACGACGTTCCACGACTCGTCGTACTGGTCGCTCGGATTGCCCTCGGTGAGGAAGATGTCACCCTGCGCGTCCAGTCGTTCGAGTCGCTGGTGGTGCCGAAGGACTTCCGGGCGGTACGCGCTTTCGCTAGAGAGGTAGAAGAAGGCGTCTTTCGACACCGAGTCTTCGCGCTCGATTTGCTCTGCGTGCTGGACGAGTCGGCGGTAGCCGTCCAGCATGGCGGGGTGGGCGCGAGCACGATTTTCGACCAACTCCAGCAAGTTTCCTGTGCGTAAGGCCTGCTTGATGGTTCGAATCTCCTCGAAGGTAACGTGGAGGTTGTGTTCGGCCAGCAGTTCCTCGCGCTCGCGGTTCGAGTGACTCCGAATCTCGCTCGGCGTGTACTCCGCACAGACCGGACACGAGCAGGGGAAGTAGTCGAGGTCGTCCAACTGCTCCGTGCCACGTACGGTCAGATACCGGTCGTCGCGCGCGTAGAGTGCGTAGGCCGCCGAATCGAAGAGGTCACACCCCATCGCGACGGCGAGTGCGAACATCATCGGATGCCCCGCGCCGAAGAGGTGGACCGGCGCATCGACGCCCAAGCCTCGTTTCGCGCCCGCGACCACGTCCACCATGTCGGCGTAGCGGTACTCGTTCATCAGCGGGACGACCGCACCCACCGGAAACACGTCGAGGTCTGTCGCGTCGGCGTGTCTTCCGGCTTCCTCCCGCAAATCGGGATACGTCGAACCTTGCACTGGCGCGTTGACGAGCATGTCGTCCACGTCCACGCCCTCGGCGACTTCGAGTCGCTCTTGCGTGGTAGCGAGTTCTTCCTCTGCCTGCTCGCGCGGCACGTCCGGCGGCGTCGGAATGTCTACCGGCGTCCCGATGTCGCTCCCGATGTCGTGCTGGAACTGGAGAATCTCGGGCGTGTCAACGTCTATTTCGCCGTACTCCGCGAGTTGGAAGGAGCCAGAGTCGGTCATGATGGCCCCGTCGAAGTCGAGCACATCGTGGAGGCCGTCTTCGAGGGCCGCCTCGCGGTAGTCGTCGCTCCCGTAGAAGATGTAGGAGTTCGTGATGAGGATGTCCGCGCCGAACTCCGACTGGAGGCGCGACGGTTCGATGGTCCGCACGTGTGGGTTGATGACGGGAAGGAGCGCGGGCGTCTCGACGGTCACGCCTGCGCGGGGTACCGTCAACTCGCCGATGCGACCCATCGCGTCCTGGTCGCGTATCTCGAACTGCTCTCTGGTCATTGTGGCGGGATTGTGTGAGTGCGAGGGTAAGGGTTCCGTTATCGGTGTGTTTCGAGCAGTGAGTTCGTGCATTTCGCCTGATCGCCTCGTTTCTAAGACTGACCAACCGATAGGGGATGGCAGGTGAGACTAACACAGGTGGGACTTTCGAGGCTGAAACGTCGGTGGGGTTAGCTGTCACGGAGAAACGAAAGAAGCAGTGAAGCTAGCTACTCCCGATACAAAGGAGAGACCGCACCGCCACTGCAACCGCACCGCGACAGCCACGCCCTCCCCAACCGATTGCGCTTCTCGCTACGGAAAACACGGCAAGCCGCGTTTTCCGGGACTGCAATGCTCATCCCTCGCGCGAGGGTTGGTGCGAACGAGGTCGCACCAGCACGCGCCATGACCACGAACAAGATTTCGAAACTCGACAAAAATCTGGATTCCCTATTCCTCCCTAGTCCCGAACGTCTCGTAGTAGAGCAGACCGAGCGTCGTCCGGCCGTCCCGAATCTCGCCGCTGGCTACGTGCTGATGCAATTCCTCCATCGAAGTCGTCTCCACGCGAATCGACTCGTCGAAGTCTAGTTCTTGCTCGGCGGTCGGCGTGCAGTCGCGCGCGACGAAGAAGTGGAGCAGGCTGTTCGCGATTCCGTTCGCGGGTTCGACGCTGGTCATGAACTCCACGCGGTCCGCTTCGTAGCCCGTCTCCTCGCGGAGTTCGCGGTGGGCCGCCGCGCTTCTGTCGTCGTCGTCCGGTTCCATCCCGCCGACTGGCAGGCCGCGGTTCACGCGCTTGACGGCCTGTCGCCACTCTTCGATGACGACCACGTCGCCGTCGGGCGTGAACGGCAGGACGACGACAGCGGGTCGCTCGGAGAGGTAGTCGAAGTCCGTCTCGGTGTCGTCGGGCAGGCGAACGTTCTCGTGTCGAATCTCGAACCCGGGACAGGTGTAGGCCGTCTCGGCGTCGAGCGTCTCCCACGCCAACTCGTCGGAATCGGTCATACCTGAACGATGGAGGCGACCAGAAAAGGTGCTTCGCTAGAAGGCCGCTCACTCCGGGTCGATAGCCGCCAGCGCTTCGAACTGTGCTTCGAGTTCGTCCGGCATGCCGTCGCTCATCACGTCCTGTGGCGTCACGGGGGAGTCCTCCGGTTCGGGCGGTTCCTCTCCGGTCAGGACCGCCAGTCGTTCCTTGTAGTCCTCCGTCGTTATCTCCCCGCGGGCGTACGTCTCTTTGAGTGTCTGGACGAGTTCGTCCGCCTCGTCGGTCTCGGTCTCGCCGGATTGAATCGCCGAAAGCTTCCCGCAGAGTCGCTCGAAGTCACGGGGGTGGTCTTCTGGTTCCAGTTCGAGTTCCGCGTCCTCGACTTCGAACGTCATCGAGTCGCCAGCGACTCCGAACTCGAACTCGACTTCCGCTTCGCCGTCGTCGCTCTCGAAGTCCGCTTCCAGCACGTAGTGAAGCGAAATCTCCGCGTCGTTCTCGCCGTCGTCGAACCAGAGTCGGTCTTCGAACAGGACGACTTCGAGGTCGTCTTCGACGGCGCGAAGTACCGCGCCGTCTGGCAAGTCGCTGGTCTGGCGTTCCGGAACGGTGTCGCGGTCGGCGTCTCCGCTGGTTTCTGCGTCTCCACTGACCTCGTCGTCCACATCGGCGTCGTCCTCACCGGGCCGCCAGATGGTCGCGTCCACCTCCAGATTCGAAATCTCGTACATCCGCCCTCGCTCTCGCTCGGTCTCGGGCGTTCGGTCGTCTTCGCCTTTGGCCTGTGCCTCGACGTACTGGGCGGCAGTCCGAAGTTCGTCGTAGTCTACTCGCGACTCGACGAGGAAGCGACAGTGAACGCCGCCTGCATCGATAGCGAACTCGTAGGTCGTCGTTCCGACTTTGTCGAAGTACACGTCTGAGACGGCTTCGTACGGAATTACCTCTCCGCGGTCGCCAGCGTCGTCGCCGACCAGTACGAGCAGTCGTTGATTGGTGACGACGACTGCCTGCCAGAACTGTGGGCTAAACAAGACCTCTTCGCCGTCGAAGACGAACGACTTCGTCTCCGAGAAGAACACGTGATGTGGCTGTTCGTTCGGTCTGAGGTGGGCCACGAGTGGTGCGTCGGCGAGGGTCCCCGTCTTCAGCACCGCCGACCCGACTCGCGTCAGTTTCGTCTCGTTGACCGACTCGCCGTTGGCTCCGGCGAGTAGCTTCTCTACTCGCATCTCGCTCACGTCTCCGTTCGAGTCGGCACTCTCTTCGCCGTCCGAGTCCTGACCTATCATTCTTGAGCCACTACTTCGACTCGAAGGTAATCAATCGTTCGCAGGAGTGCGTTCGACGTGTAGTTACTGTCGAAGAAAGCAGATATTTCCCGAAACTCTCTCGCGTAGACGAAGCCTACCGCACGACGTGACGGGGGAGTTTGTGGTTCGGTTCGTCGTTCGCCGGAGTATTAGCGGCGACTCGCCGAGTACCGGCCAGACAGTTGCGGCCGTCTTAGCCGAGTTGCGTCGGCTTCACCTCCGTTTTGCCCGACTCCACGAGTACAACCGAAACCTACGCGTTGGACGGTTTGGACCCTTTATTGAGCGTCTCGCCGTTCTCCCGATGGAGCCATGACACAGACCGCACGCCGGGCGTTTCTGGCAGGCGTCGCCGGAGTACTGGGGAGTTCGACTATCGCAGCAGCACAGTCGCGGGACCACATCCTGTTCGCGGGTGGCGGTCCGAACCTGACCATCCAGTATCAGTTTGTCGTAGACGGAACTGTCGAGAAGACGAGTGACAACGGCGGGGCCGCCATCGCCGACCGACACGTCACGATTGACCGCGACGACCGTATTCGGGAGGGAAAGTACGTCCGTGGGAACGTCGCTGGCGGCGGTGACGGCTACAGGTACTCGGGCCGCCTACTCGACTTCGGCGTCTCCGTAACTGCCGACACGGCACACAAGGCGAAACTCTACCACAACGGCGAGCGCGTGGACGTGCGCGAGTTCGGGCGAAGTCCACCCGCTGGCACGCCAGTCGAGTTCGTAGACAGCCGTACCGTCCACATTGAAGGTGATTGGGGGAGTACGCGCGGGTTTACGACGACGATGTACCGGGACGGCATCGGCACTGACCACTCCGGGTGGGGCGCGGTAGACGGCCCGGTGACACTGCAACCGACGTGGAACGAGGGGATTCCGTACTCGCTCAACTCAGTTGCGCTCTACGAGACCGAGGACAGCGTCGAACCGGCCTACAGTCCCGCGAACCCCTACGCTGGCGCGTGGAACCTCGAAACCGGTGGTGCCGACCTGCCGAACCACGTCGTCGTCTTCGGCGGCGGTGGCGGCAACGTCATCGAGTATTCGTTCGAGGTGTCCGGCGACATCGAGAAGAACGGAAGCGGTGGTGACGCGCCCATCGCCGACCAGTACGTCACTCACGACTTCGACGACCGGATCGACGGGTCGTCGGTCAGCGGCACGGTCGCTGGCGGCGGGGACGCCTATCGGTTCTCCGGCGAACTTTCGAATTTGCAGGCGAACGGTGCGCGAGTGTACGTGAACGGCGAACGACGGGCATAGCTTCCCCAATCCGTAACGTCTCCGGTCCGTAGCGTCCCCAGTCCTCTCGCTGTCGCGCCTGAGTGAACGGTTTCGAACATATCTTCCTTCCATTGCCCGTTTTCGCTCGCAAACACGAACACAAACGACAAAACACCGTCTTCTTTGTGTTCGTTACTGCCTGAATTTGTGTGTTTATGCGCAATACTTAAGTGCCTACTCGTCACTGTTTGGAATGTTCATGGCAGACAGGTACTCACACACGCGGCGTCGATTCATCACTGGTGCCGGGGCGACCGGTATCGCGGCACTGGCGGGCTGTAGCGGCGATAGCGGAGACGGTTCGACGGACGGAACGACCGATGGGTCGAACTCCGGCGGTGGCACGACGGTCGGAAACACCAAGTCGAGCGGCGAGATGGCGGACAAAATCGTCTTCTACAACGCTGGGAGTCTCAAATACGACCCCGGGACGAAGAAGAACATCCAGCGGTTCGAAGACGAGACCGGCATCAAAGTCGAGGTCAACGAAGTCCCGTGGAACAACCTCAAGACCAGTCTCACCACCATCTGGCGGAACAAGGGGAGCAAAGTAGACGCGTTCAACGGGCCGACGTGGTGGCTCGCGGACTTCGTCCGCTCGGGGTGGCTCGAACCGCTCGGGCTCGGAGACTCCCACATGAAGAAGTTCCCGGACAACCTCTCCACCCTCGTCGCCTTCGACGGTAAGACGTACATGGCACCGGAGTTCGGCAAGTGGGGAACGTACCTCTACGACCAGCAGTACCTCTCGGAGAACGGGTTCGACTCGCCGCCGGACACGTGGGACGACGTGCTCCAGATGGGCAAGAAACTGTCCGGCGAGGACAAGTCCGGCTTCGCGTTCACGTGGGGTAACAAGGACGTGTTCTCGTTCAAGCAGTTCCTCTACCAAGCGGGCGGCCAGATGTTCAACGACAGCTACGAACCGAAGTTCGTGGAGGGCGGCACGAAAGCACTCAACTTCTTCAGAGACCTCCAGAGCGCGGGCGTCTTGCCGAACGGCGTTTCGAGTCTGGGCGAAGGCGGCGTCGGTGACGCGTTCGTCGCCGGCCAGTACGCCACCGTCGAATCGTGGACGCCGTTGGCCGCGCGTGTTCTCGACGCAGATGGGTGGAGCAAGGACCGTCTCGCCAGTGCGAAACCGCCGAAAGGACCGGGCGGCTCGCGAGCCACCTTCCAAGACACCAACGGCATCGCCGTCTCCGCCTTCTCGAAACGCAAGAACGCGGCGAAGAAGTTCGCCAAGTTCATGACCACCCAAAAGTCCTCGAAGACGAACATGCTCGTTGAGGGGAACCCCGCAGTCGTCCCCGAAGTCTACGAGGACTCCGAGTTGCAGTCGAAGTACCCCTCGTGGCTCCTCGAAGACATGAAGTTCAACCTCGAACACGCCACGAGCGAGACGTACCTCGCGCAGCCGCAGGTCGATGACTACCTCTCCGAGCAGATTACGCCCGCACTCCTCGGGAACAAGAAG
The sequence above is a segment of the Halorussus halophilus genome. Coding sequences within it:
- a CDS encoding sugar ABC transporter substrate-binding protein — protein: MADRYSHTRRRFITGAGATGIAALAGCSGDSGDGSTDGTTDGSNSGGGTTVGNTKSSGEMADKIVFYNAGSLKYDPGTKKNIQRFEDETGIKVEVNEVPWNNLKTSLTTIWRNKGSKVDAFNGPTWWLADFVRSGWLEPLGLGDSHMKKFPDNLSTLVAFDGKTYMAPEFGKWGTYLYDQQYLSENGFDSPPDTWDDVLQMGKKLSGEDKSGFAFTWGNKDVFSFKQFLYQAGGQMFNDSYEPKFVEGGTKALNFFRDLQSAGVLPNGVSSLGEGGVGDAFVAGQYATVESWTPLAARVLDADGWSKDRLASAKPPKGPGGSRATFQDTNGIAVSAFSKRKNAAKKFAKFMTTQKSSKTNMLVEGNPAVVPEVYEDSELQSKYPSWLLEDMKFNLEHATSETYLAQPQVDDYLSEQITPALLGNKKPEAALTKARDNIKRLYQDIGVL
- a CDS encoding NUDIX hydrolase, yielding MTDSDELAWETLDAETAYTCPGFEIRHENVRLPDDTETDFDYLSERPAVVVLPFTPDGDVVVIEEWRQAVKRVNRGLPVGGMEPDDDDRSAAAHRELREETGYEADRVEFMTSVEPANGIANSLLHFFVARDCTPTAEQELDFDESIRVETTSMEELHQHVASGEIRDGRTTLGLLYYETFGTREE
- the tgtA gene encoding tRNA guanosine(15) transglycosylase TgtA; translation: MTREQFEIRDQDAMGRIGELTVPRAGVTVETPALLPVINPHVRTIEPSRLQSEFGADILITNSYIFYGSDDYREAALEDGLHDVLDFDGAIMTDSGSFQLAEYGEIDVDTPEILQFQHDIGSDIGTPVDIPTPPDVPREQAEEELATTQERLEVAEGVDVDDMLVNAPVQGSTYPDLREEAGRHADATDLDVFPVGAVVPLMNEYRYADMVDVVAGAKRGLGVDAPVHLFGAGHPMMFALAVAMGCDLFDSAAYALYARDDRYLTVRGTEQLDDLDYFPCSCPVCAEYTPSEIRSHSNREREELLAEHNLHVTFEEIRTIKQALRTGNLLELVENRARAHPAMLDGYRRLVQHAEQIEREDSVSKDAFFYLSSESAYRPEVLRHHQRLERLDAQGDIFLTEGNPSDQYDESWNVVPPFGPFPRALSESYPLTAEVPEQMDPDGFESAARGVARLVEVNPDAAFTLGHRGWPDAALELVPEVVDCVDLSSN
- a CDS encoding PH domain-containing protein, giving the protein MIGQDSDGEESADSNGDVSEMRVEKLLAGANGESVNETKLTRVGSAVLKTGTLADAPLVAHLRPNEQPHHVFFSETKSFVFDGEEVLFSPQFWQAVVVTNQRLLVLVGDDAGDRGEVIPYEAVSDVYFDKVGTTTYEFAIDAGGVHCRFLVESRVDYDELRTAAQYVEAQAKGEDDRTPETERERGRMYEISNLEVDATIWRPGEDDADVDDEVSGDAETSGDADRDTVPERQTSDLPDGAVLRAVEDDLEVVLFEDRLWFDDGENDAEISLHYVLEADFESDDGEAEVEFEFGVAGDSMTFEVEDAELELEPEDHPRDFERLCGKLSAIQSGETETDEADELVQTLKETYARGEITTEDYKERLAVLTGEEPPEPEDSPVTPQDVMSDGMPDELEAQFEALAAIDPE
- a CDS encoding DUF7503 family protein, with the translated sequence MVQTNELKAKVMDNPKLMGALWAATLLVAQAGPVVADGVNTGP